The Pseudomonas parafulva genome includes a window with the following:
- the phoU gene encoding phosphate signaling complex protein PhoU: MINKESLTHHISQQFNAELEEVRSHLLAMGGLVEKQVNDAVTALIEADSGLAQQVREVDEQINQMERNIDEECLRILARRQPAASDLRLIISISKSVIDLERIGDESTKIARRAIQLCEEGESPRGYVEVRHIGDQVRNMVRDALDAFARFDADLALSVAQYDKTIDREYKTALRELVTYMMEDPRSISRVLSVIWVLRSLERIGDHARNISELVIYLVRGTDVRHMGLKRMTAEVQGRANAEGEIPNVPAEAGDK, from the coding sequence ATGATCAACAAAGAAAGCCTGACGCATCATATTTCCCAGCAGTTCAACGCCGAGCTCGAAGAGGTACGCAGCCACCTGCTGGCCATGGGCGGGCTGGTCGAGAAACAGGTCAACGATGCGGTCACTGCGCTGATCGAGGCCGATTCCGGCCTGGCTCAGCAGGTGCGCGAGGTCGACGAGCAGATCAACCAGATGGAGCGCAACATCGACGAGGAATGCCTGCGTATTCTGGCGCGTCGCCAGCCGGCAGCATCGGACCTGCGGCTGATCATCAGTATTTCCAAGTCGGTGATTGACCTCGAGCGTATCGGCGACGAGTCGACCAAGATCGCCCGGCGGGCCATCCAGCTCTGCGAGGAGGGTGAATCGCCGCGGGGCTATGTGGAGGTGCGGCACATCGGCGATCAGGTGCGCAACATGGTGCGCGATGCACTCGACGCCTTCGCCCGCTTCGATGCCGACCTGGCCTTGTCAGTGGCTCAATACGACAAGACTATCGACCGTGAGTACAAGACAGCCTTGCGTGAACTGGTGACCTACATGATGGAAGATCCCCGTTCGATCTCTCGTGTGCTAAGTGTGATTTGGGTCCTGCGTTCGCTGGAGCGGATCGGCGACCATGCACGCAACATCTCCGAACTGGTGATCTACCTGGTGCGCGGCACCGATGTACGCCACATGGGCCTCAAGCGCATGACAGCGGAGGTGCAGGGTCGCGCCAATGCCGAGGGTGAAATACCTAATGTTCCAGCCGAAGCGGGCGATAAATAA
- a CDS encoding M23 family metallopeptidase: MHSRLLLCALTLVSASSLGVTLHPVTDETGRVSYAQRPGPGIKPTVVDESTVEINEHDVRLNAIVFQGGVSFSARNELPVAVQVELRLDNLVNAQGGDAPRTVRRLLPPRSTQVLSIVRGQPGKLLNYRSTLLQAMGDPGKRPQGYRYAFPWVGGPFRVSQGPNGRFSHFGPKGRYAMDIAMPEGTTIVAAREGVVVSTRSEQSGRGDNPSGNFVRILHPDGTMGVYLHLMRGSIVVASGQRVRQGQVLAKSGNTGNSTGPHLHFVVQRNVGLALESIPYRFDRPISGLPDYTAGNP; this comes from the coding sequence ATGCATTCACGCCTGCTGCTATGTGCGTTAACCCTGGTCAGCGCCTCTAGCCTGGGCGTGACGCTGCACCCAGTCACCGATGAAACGGGAAGGGTGTCCTATGCGCAGCGACCCGGCCCGGGCATCAAGCCCACGGTCGTGGATGAGTCCACCGTGGAGATCAACGAACACGATGTGCGTCTCAACGCGATCGTGTTCCAGGGCGGCGTGAGCTTCTCGGCCCGCAACGAACTGCCGGTCGCCGTGCAGGTGGAACTGCGCCTGGATAACCTGGTTAACGCGCAGGGTGGCGACGCGCCGCGGACCGTGCGGCGTCTGTTGCCGCCGCGTTCGACCCAAGTGCTCAGCATCGTCCGGGGCCAGCCAGGCAAGCTGCTCAACTACCGCTCCACACTGCTGCAGGCCATGGGCGACCCCGGCAAGCGCCCACAAGGTTATCGCTATGCGTTTCCATGGGTAGGTGGGCCGTTTCGTGTGAGCCAAGGGCCCAATGGCAGGTTCAGCCACTTCGGGCCCAAGGGGCGCTATGCAATGGATATCGCCATGCCCGAGGGCACCACTATCGTGGCGGCACGCGAAGGGGTAGTGGTGAGCACGCGCAGCGAGCAGAGCGGGCGAGGGGACAATCCCTCGGGCAACTTTGTCCGCATTCTGCACCCTGACGGCACCATGGGGGTGTACCTGCACTTGATGCGCGGGTCGATCGTGGTCGCGTCCGGGCAGCGTGTGCGCCAAGGGCAGGTGTTGGCCAAGTCGGGCAACACCGGCAACAGCACCGGGCCCCATCTGCACTTCGTGGTTCAGCGCAATGTGGGGCTGGCGCTTGAGTCGATTCCCTATCGGTTCGACCGGCCGATCAGTGGGTTGCCCGACTACACCGCAGGCAACCCCTGA
- the pstB gene encoding phosphate ABC transporter ATP-binding protein PstB, with the protein MQQQPPTHGIDMSALGRSKQGLRLAEETVAIEVPGLSLFYGDKQALFDVSMNIPKQRVTAFIGPSGCGKSTLLRTFNRMNDLVDGCRVQGAVNLYGHDIYRKGEDVAELRRRVGMVFQKPNPFPKTIYENVVYGLRIQGINKKRVLDEAVEWALKGAALWDEVKDRLHESALGLSGGQQQRLVIARTIAVEPEVLLLDEPCSALDPISTLKVEELIYELKTKFTIVIVTHNMQQAARVSDYTAFMYMGKLVEFGDTDTLFTNPAKKQTEDYITGRYG; encoded by the coding sequence ATGCAGCAACAACCGCCTACCCACGGCATCGACATGTCCGCGCTGGGCCGCAGCAAACAGGGCCTGCGCCTGGCCGAGGAAACGGTCGCCATCGAAGTGCCTGGGCTGAGCCTGTTCTACGGCGACAAGCAGGCCCTGTTCGATGTCAGCATGAATATTCCCAAGCAGCGCGTGACGGCGTTCATTGGCCCCTCCGGGTGCGGCAAGTCCACCTTGCTGCGGACCTTCAACCGCATGAACGACCTGGTCGACGGCTGTCGTGTGCAAGGCGCCGTCAACCTGTACGGGCATGACATCTACCGCAAGGGCGAGGACGTGGCCGAGCTGCGCCGCCGCGTGGGCATGGTGTTCCAGAAACCCAACCCTTTCCCCAAGACCATCTACGAGAACGTGGTCTATGGCCTGCGGATTCAGGGCATCAACAAAAAACGTGTCCTGGACGAGGCCGTCGAGTGGGCCCTCAAGGGCGCGGCGCTGTGGGACGAGGTCAAGGACCGTCTGCACGAGTCGGCGCTGGGCCTGTCCGGTGGGCAGCAGCAGCGCCTGGTCATCGCCCGCACCATTGCGGTCGAGCCCGAGGTACTGTTGCTGGACGAGCCTTGCTCGGCGCTGGACCCGATTTCCACGCTCAAGGTCGAAGAGCTCATCTACGAATTGAAAACCAAGTTCACCATCGTCATCGTGACCCACAACATGCAGCAGGCGGCCCGCGTATCGGACTACACCGCCTTCATGTACATGGGCAAACTGGTGGAATTCGGTGACACCGATACCCTGTTCACCAACCCCGCCAAGAAGCAGACAGAAGACTACATCACTGGCCGGTACGGCTGA
- a CDS encoding response regulator → MSKVNVLVVDDAPFIRDLIRKCLRNAFPGMTVDDAVNGRKAMTLLGKEAFDLVLCDWEMPEMSGLELLTWCRQQPELKGLQFIMVTSRGDKENVIQAIQAGVSDFVGKPFTNEQLLTKVKKALAKIGKLDSLMSPGPARANAAFANDSLNALTAGRPEAVKVAAPAPVPAKAAATPAKSSAATPAPSGRGQGQLRLASGMQACVIKALSLKEALLVVRRSETLPQVLEGAVLNLEQGENAEIARLNGYLHAVAAFEPKPDSDWLQLTFKFVDQDAQKLDYLSRLIARGTAQKHFTPGA, encoded by the coding sequence ATGAGTAAAGTGAATGTGCTGGTGGTGGATGACGCGCCATTTATCCGTGACCTGATCCGTAAGTGCCTGCGCAACGCGTTCCCGGGCATGACCGTGGATGACGCCGTAAACGGTCGCAAGGCCATGACCCTGTTGGGCAAAGAGGCGTTCGACCTGGTGCTGTGCGACTGGGAAATGCCAGAAATGTCGGGCTTGGAGCTGCTCACCTGGTGCCGTCAGCAACCTGAGCTCAAGGGCCTTCAGTTCATCATGGTGACCAGCCGTGGCGACAAGGAAAATGTCATCCAGGCGATTCAGGCCGGCGTGTCGGACTTCGTCGGCAAGCCGTTCACCAACGAGCAGTTGCTGACCAAGGTCAAGAAGGCCCTGGCCAAGATCGGCAAGCTCGACAGCTTGATGAGCCCAGGGCCTGCGCGGGCTAATGCCGCGTTCGCCAACGACTCGCTCAACGCCCTGACCGCTGGACGGCCAGAAGCCGTCAAGGTAGCTGCGCCAGCACCTGTGCCTGCCAAGGCGGCCGCCACCCCTGCCAAGTCCAGCGCAGCGACACCCGCACCCAGCGGTCGCGGCCAGGGCCAGCTGCGTTTGGCGAGCGGCATGCAAGCCTGCGTGATCAAGGCCTTGAGCTTGAAGGAAGCCCTGCTGGTCGTACGGCGCAGTGAGACACTGCCGCAAGTGCTCGAAGGCGCCGTGCTGAACCTGGAGCAGGGCGAGAACGCGGAAATCGCGCGTTTGAATGGTTACTTGCACGCGGTGGCGGCCTTCGAGCCCAAGCCTGACAGCGACTGGCTGCAATTGACGTTCAAGTTCGTCGATCAAGACGCCCAGAAGCTGGACTACCTGTCCCGCCTGATCGCCCGCGGCACTGCCCAGAAGCATTTCACGCCAGGGGCCTGA
- the pstA gene encoding phosphate ABC transporter permease PstA, whose amino-acid sequence MSGGAVAMAVIMTVGLLAVIAVRGLGHFWPADLIQASYAVPGQAQQTVIGEVVQQEEVPRARLKGAGLPVPDQGPEFMTRELIKVGNRDLNGSDFTWVVGDWLVDQQRPEQLMALERREWGNFYGYLVSVKEQGRVVAEGAAAWGELQARLARASELNKTLQALEKKDIGAINHGLERLRLQARKLELEGKLDAAAQADIEADRAELNSRYTAIEDRLSTLHRDFARDTLVARDGNGREVEINLSKVVHAFQPNGMSTLAKLGAYFAKVWEFLSDDPREANTEGGIFPAIFGTVMMTLIMAVIVTPFGVLAAVYLREYARQGPVTRLIRIAVNNLAGVPAIVYGVFGLGFFVYVLGGSIDRLFFAEALPAPTLGTPGLLWASLTLALLAVPVVIVATEEGLARIPRTLREGSLALGATKAETLWKIVLPMASPAMMTGMILAVARAAGEVAPLMLVGVVKLAPSLPVDGNYPYLHLDQKIMHLGFHIYDVGFQSPNVEAARPLVYATALLLVMVIATLNLSAVWIRNHLREKYKALDS is encoded by the coding sequence ATGAGCGGCGGCGCCGTGGCCATGGCGGTGATCATGACCGTTGGTCTACTGGCTGTGATCGCAGTACGCGGCCTGGGGCATTTCTGGCCGGCCGATTTGATTCAGGCCAGCTACGCCGTGCCGGGCCAGGCCCAGCAGACGGTCATCGGCGAAGTGGTACAGCAGGAAGAAGTGCCGCGTGCGCGCCTCAAGGGCGCCGGTTTGCCAGTGCCCGACCAGGGCCCGGAGTTCATGACACGCGAATTGATCAAGGTCGGAAACCGGGACCTCAATGGCAGCGACTTCACCTGGGTCGTGGGCGACTGGCTCGTCGATCAGCAGCGCCCCGAGCAGCTGATGGCCCTGGAACGGCGCGAGTGGGGCAACTTCTATGGCTACCTGGTGAGCGTCAAGGAACAAGGCCGGGTGGTGGCAGAAGGAGCAGCGGCCTGGGGTGAGCTGCAAGCGCGGCTGGCCCGGGCCAGCGAGCTCAACAAGACGCTGCAGGCGCTGGAGAAGAAAGACATCGGTGCCATCAACCATGGCCTGGAGCGGTTGCGCCTGCAGGCGCGCAAGCTCGAGCTCGAAGGCAAGCTGGACGCTGCGGCCCAGGCTGATATCGAGGCTGACCGTGCCGAGCTCAACAGCCGCTACACGGCCATCGAAGATCGCCTGTCCACGCTTCACCGGGATTTTGCCCGCGACACGCTGGTCGCGCGCGATGGCAATGGCCGTGAAGTCGAGATCAACCTCAGCAAGGTGGTCCATGCCTTCCAGCCCAACGGCATGTCGACCCTGGCCAAGCTGGGGGCTTACTTTGCCAAGGTGTGGGAGTTTCTCAGCGACGACCCGCGTGAGGCCAACACAGAGGGCGGTATATTCCCGGCTATCTTCGGCACTGTGATGATGACCCTGATCATGGCCGTGATCGTCACGCCCTTTGGCGTGCTGGCAGCGGTCTATTTGCGCGAGTATGCCCGGCAGGGGCCGGTGACGCGCCTGATTCGCATCGCGGTCAACAACCTTGCCGGTGTACCGGCCATCGTCTACGGCGTTTTCGGCTTGGGCTTCTTCGTGTACGTGCTGGGCGGCTCGATCGACCGCCTGTTCTTTGCCGAAGCCTTGCCGGCGCCCACCCTGGGCACGCCGGGCCTGTTGTGGGCGTCACTGACCCTGGCATTGTTGGCGGTGCCGGTAGTGATCGTGGCCACCGAGGAGGGGTTGGCGCGCATTCCGCGCACCCTGCGCGAAGGCTCGCTGGCATTGGGTGCCACCAAGGCCGAAACGCTGTGGAAGATTGTTCTGCCCATGGCCAGCCCGGCCATGATGACCGGCATGATCCTGGCCGTGGCCCGGGCTGCGGGTGAAGTCGCACCGCTGATGCTGGTGGGGGTGGTCAAGCTCGCGCCATCGCTGCCGGTGGATGGCAATTACCCCTACCTGCACCTGGATCAGAAGATCATGCACCTGGGCTTTCACATCTACGACGTAGGCTTCCAGAGCCCGAACGTGGAGGCGGCACGGCCACTGGTGTACGCCACTGCATTGCTGCTGGTGATGGTCATCGCGACACTGAACCTGTCGGCCGTGTGGATCCGTAACCACCTTCGTGAGAAATACAAGGCGCTCGACAGCTGA